A portion of the Luxibacter massiliensis genome contains these proteins:
- the tnpA gene encoding IS66 family insertion sequence element accessory protein TnpA, whose protein sequence is MAGTRKARVPMAEQIRLINECRQSGMTDADWCRENDIAVSTFYNWVSRCRKAAADQIPAANYGHSPVPRPKQDVVPIDIVPDHIPEQHTASQMLNSHLDNSHTIEVAMKDITVHISNDADPVLLTRIFRLIQEISC, encoded by the coding sequence ATGGCAGGTACTCGCAAAGCCCGTGTTCCGATGGCGGAACAGATCAGGCTTATCAATGAATGCCGCCAGAGCGGCATGACAGATGCTGACTGGTGCCGTGAAAACGACATTGCAGTAAGCACCTTTTACAACTGGGTCAGCCGTTGCCGGAAAGCGGCAGCGGATCAGATCCCAGCAGCGAATTATGGTCATTCTCCGGTTCCCCGCCCGAAACAGGACGTGGTCCCCATTGACATTGTTCCGGATCACATCCCGGAACAGCATACAGCATCACAGATGCTAAACTCGCACCTTGACAATTCACATACGATCGAAGTTGCCATGAAGGATATCACAGTCCACATCAGCAATGATGCAGATCCGGTCCTGCTCACCAGGATATTCCGCCTGATTCAGGAGATCTCATGTTAG
- a CDS encoding SagB/ThcOx family dehydrogenase, whose translation MNEANVRILANYYANKKCNKQSLAKQYHINSKLSTVLTEESIIQASSLVMNKTFSQAIRNSEKNYPLCEKISLPKVEKIEDSLYNCIIRRKSHNTKTDNIKLTLNDISTLCWAAYGIIDSKNIRRSVPSAGALYPCEIYMLSVDSEIPHGLYHYSSFKHQLETMRSEKINLETLFTSTIGLEHASIVFVITAIFDRAFFKYGERAYRFIMIESGEIVQNISLAATALGYDATAHGGTADYELEDFIKIDGTSESVLIGIGIS comes from the coding sequence ATGAATGAAGCAAATGTCCGCATATTGGCAAATTATTATGCAAACAAAAAATGTAATAAGCAATCTCTGGCAAAACAATACCATATAAATTCTAAGCTATCCACAGTGCTGACAGAAGAGAGCATTATACAAGCATCATCCCTAGTAATGAATAAGACATTTTCACAAGCAATACGTAATTCGGAAAAAAATTATCCGCTTTGTGAAAAGATAAGTTTACCAAAGGTGGAGAAGATAGAGGATTCTCTTTATAACTGTATTATTCGTAGAAAATCACATAATACCAAGACTGATAACATTAAATTGACTTTAAATGATATTTCGACATTATGCTGGGCCGCCTATGGAATTATAGATAGCAAAAATATACGTCGAAGTGTTCCTTCAGCTGGTGCTTTGTATCCTTGTGAAATTTATATGTTATCTGTGGATTCAGAAATACCACATGGATTATACCATTATAGTAGCTTTAAACATCAACTAGAAACAATGAGAAGTGAAAAAATTAATTTAGAAACCTTATTTACATCAACAATAGGGTTAGAACACGCATCAATAGTTTTTGTGATTACAGCTATATTTGATAGAGCCTTTTTTAAATATGGAGAGAGGGCATATAGATTTATAATGATAGAGAGTGGGGAAATTGTGCAAAATATATCTCTTGCAGCCACTGCATTAGGTTACGATGCGACGGCACATGGCGGAACCGCTGATTATGAGTTAGAAGATTTTATAAAGATTGATGGAACTAGTGAGTCAGTACTAATTGGAATCGGAATTTCATGA
- a CDS encoding TOMM precursor leader peptide-binding protein has translation MINVIYIYGEYKEVDDLIRNNDLKKYKKVTKKELSTLDNSSLLIIFYKGLNLEEFNEIEKNLDNKQKYMYIWSIFNYIFVSNFRYKNDKGCINCLFKRWITTKKDSKELMHMSTISNVSSEFEIPLAVHEYITKFIQKYITILENKILVIEKNKMVITEKQLLPVSTCQHCGSLENDDRVNANKDLEELKKEQKKFRKYSLDEVLPKLMELYVDEEIGVINYVLDDVEAPFAVAVANLPSIMGKDEVGVGRTNDYSKSRAIAILEALERYCGLEPRGKRTCIVSSYDEIDPLIAIDPLKLGMHTDEQYENLNCVFKKFDKKEKLKWVYGVSATFLKVRLVPEKIAYYGLRLRDNDYSNFVYEISNGCAVGGTLKEASLSGLLEVIERDAFLNVWYNQISLKELDFAALKSQEILLMKLKFEYLFSYELHVFDMRLDINIPLVLVVAKSLKESDESNMNLMCAAGIAITWKQAIMNALHELCDIYPALNQKFKVRRDELERMSSDFMLVRTMEDHSLLYGLKKMEQHFSFLLRENRYVWEVSAKYSCGFPDPQVLPIIVESKDI, from the coding sequence TTGATTAATGTAATTTATATTTATGGGGAATATAAAGAGGTTGATGATTTAATTAGAAACAATGACTTAAAAAAATACAAAAAAGTAACAAAAAAGGAACTAAGCACACTTGATAATTCTTCTTTGCTTATCATATTTTATAAAGGTTTAAATTTAGAGGAGTTTAATGAAATAGAAAAAAATTTGGATAATAAACAAAAATATATGTATATATGGAGCATTTTTAATTACATTTTTGTATCAAACTTTAGGTACAAAAATGATAAAGGATGTATAAATTGCTTATTTAAAAGGTGGATTACAACCAAGAAAGATAGTAAGGAATTAATGCACATGTCCACAATAAGTAATGTCAGTAGCGAATTTGAGATACCATTGGCTGTGCATGAGTATATTACGAAGTTTATACAAAAATATATTACTATACTTGAAAATAAAATATTGGTCATAGAAAAGAATAAGATGGTTATTACGGAAAAACAATTATTGCCTGTTTCAACTTGCCAACATTGTGGAAGTCTTGAAAATGATGATAGAGTTAATGCGAATAAGGATTTAGAGGAATTAAAGAAGGAGCAAAAAAAGTTTAGAAAATATTCTTTGGACGAAGTATTACCTAAATTAATGGAATTATATGTAGATGAAGAAATCGGGGTTATTAATTATGTCTTGGATGATGTAGAAGCACCATTTGCTGTAGCGGTTGCAAATTTACCGTCTATTATGGGAAAAGATGAGGTTGGAGTAGGGCGTACTAATGATTATTCAAAAAGTAGAGCAATAGCAATTTTAGAGGCATTAGAAAGATATTGTGGTTTAGAGCCGAGGGGGAAGAGGACATGTATAGTAAGTAGCTATGATGAAATTGATCCGTTAATTGCGATTGATCCATTAAAGCTGGGAATGCATACAGATGAGCAATATGAGAATTTGAACTGCGTATTTAAAAAGTTTGATAAAAAAGAAAAATTAAAATGGGTATATGGAGTTTCTGCAACGTTTTTAAAAGTAAGGCTTGTTCCAGAAAAGATAGCTTATTATGGATTACGATTGAGAGATAATGATTATAGTAATTTTGTATATGAAATATCTAATGGGTGTGCCGTAGGTGGGACGTTAAAGGAAGCAAGTTTAAGTGGTTTGCTGGAGGTTATAGAGAGAGATGCCTTTTTAAATGTATGGTATAACCAAATATCATTGAAAGAGCTAGATTTTGCGGCGCTGAAAAGTCAGGAAATTCTTTTGATGAAATTGAAATTTGAATATCTTTTCTCATATGAGCTACATGTGTTTGATATGCGATTAGATATAAATATTCCTTTGGTGCTTGTCGTTGCTAAAAGTCTGAAAGAATCGGATGAAAGTAATATGAATCTTATGTGTGCTGCAGGAATAGCAATAACATGGAAACAAGCAATCATGAATGCGTTACATGAATTATGTGACATTTATCCTGCATTGAACCAAAAATTTAAAGTAAGAAGAGATGAATTGGAGAGAATGAGTTCAGATTTTATGTTGGTAAGAACTATGGAAGATCATAGTTTGCTTTACGGACTGAAAAAAATGGAACAGCATTTCTCATTTCTTTTGAGAGAAAATAGATATGTTTGGGAAGTAAGCGCCAAATATTCCTGCGGATTTCCTGATCCTCAAGTTTTGCCTATAATTGTAGAGTCGAAAGATATTTAG
- the tnpC gene encoding IS66 family transposase: MASSAKDIQLRELKDTVSQLKTMVSEQTELIRSLRLIIDEKSSHEKALQEQVDYLTKKLFGSSSEKRSDDIPGQQNLFDEAEVEEDPSLLEVETVIKEHTRKKKATHEDLFKGLKVEKVVIPLPEEEQICPVCGTQMVLIGEEYVRRELEFIPATCKVIEYYSQSYGCPSCKEGLGDTEKPVIIKSQVPAALVGKGPASASTVAWTMYQKYANGLPLYRQEKDWKQYGAQISRTTLANWIIYCSQNYFQPMYDYFHRELLKRSFAMADETRVQVLKEEGRQAQTQSFMWLFRSGEDGLPAIILYGYSPTRSGSHAREFLEGYSGYLETDGYQGYNNLPRIRRCSCWAHIRRYFIDAVPKGKQYDYSQPAVQGVQYCNRLFAIEDSINKKYPGDYEKRKQLRLEKEKPVLEAFWSWLDQQKPVRNTRMDKAVNYVLNRRDTAETYLEDGRCSFTNNLSENAIRPFAVGRKNWLFSNSVDGANASAVVYTMVEMAKAYDLNIYGYLKFLLEHRPSKDMTDEQLAELAPWSEKLQSIKNRM; this comes from the coding sequence ATGGCTTCCAGTGCAAAAGATATCCAGCTCAGAGAGCTGAAAGATACGGTATCACAACTGAAAACAATGGTATCCGAACAGACTGAACTGATCCGATCTCTCCGTCTTATCATTGACGAAAAATCCAGTCACGAGAAAGCGCTTCAGGAACAGGTAGATTATCTGACCAAAAAGCTTTTCGGCTCATCCAGCGAAAAAAGATCCGATGATATTCCGGGACAACAGAACCTTTTCGATGAAGCGGAAGTGGAAGAGGATCCATCCCTGCTGGAAGTAGAAACTGTGATCAAGGAACATACCCGTAAAAAGAAGGCAACCCACGAGGATCTCTTCAAAGGCCTGAAGGTTGAAAAAGTAGTGATCCCTCTTCCCGAAGAAGAACAGATCTGTCCGGTATGCGGCACACAGATGGTCCTGATCGGTGAGGAGTATGTCCGCCGGGAACTGGAATTCATTCCTGCCACCTGTAAAGTGATCGAATACTACAGCCAGAGTTACGGATGTCCATCCTGCAAGGAAGGACTCGGCGATACGGAAAAGCCTGTGATCATAAAGTCTCAGGTTCCGGCGGCTCTGGTTGGGAAAGGTCCTGCCTCAGCATCCACTGTTGCATGGACCATGTACCAGAAGTATGCCAACGGGCTTCCCCTTTACCGGCAGGAAAAAGACTGGAAGCAGTATGGGGCTCAGATCAGCCGGACCACCCTTGCCAACTGGATCATCTACTGTTCGCAGAACTATTTCCAGCCGATGTATGATTACTTTCATCGGGAGCTGCTGAAGCGCAGTTTTGCAATGGCAGATGAGACACGGGTCCAGGTGTTAAAAGAGGAAGGGCGCCAGGCCCAGACCCAGTCGTTCATGTGGCTGTTCCGAAGCGGCGAGGATGGACTTCCGGCGATCATCCTGTATGGCTATTCCCCTACCAGGAGTGGCAGCCATGCAAGGGAGTTTCTGGAAGGCTACAGCGGATACCTGGAAACGGATGGATATCAGGGATACAACAATCTTCCGAGGATCAGACGCTGCTCTTGTTGGGCGCATATCCGTCGATACTTTATCGACGCCGTTCCCAAAGGAAAACAGTATGACTACAGCCAGCCGGCAGTGCAGGGCGTCCAGTACTGCAACCGGTTGTTCGCCATTGAGGACTCCATTAACAAAAAGTATCCCGGTGATTATGAAAAGCGGAAGCAGCTGCGTCTCGAGAAGGAAAAACCCGTTCTGGAGGCTTTCTGGTCGTGGCTCGATCAGCAGAAGCCCGTCCGGAATACCCGGATGGATAAAGCCGTGAATTACGTTCTTAACCGACGTGATACAGCGGAGACTTATCTGGAAGACGGACGGTGCAGCTTTACCAATAATCTCAGTGAGAATGCAATTCGTCCATTCGCAGTAGGCCGGAAGAACTGGCTCTTCAGCAATTCCGTTGACGGAGCGAATGCCAGTGCGGTAGTCTACACAATGGTTGAGATGGCAAAAGCATACGATCTGAATATTTATGGATATCTTAAATTTTTACTGGAGCACCGGCCAAGTAAAGATATGACCGATGAACAGCTGGCAGAGCTGGCACCTTGGAGTGAAAAACTCCAATCTATCAAAAATCGCATGTGA
- a CDS encoding TOMM precursor leader peptide-binding protein: MVLNSNIQWKNVEGRGFFKINGRLIEVCDLDVNTQERYWNIIQHNRMNLDALQEKFNSDTEFNKFFCFIRMIGGLESGSNEWTCFEKRYRFNVNNLDKAIKNLKITLFSDYDLKEFVKKELSDNFIVEEKGANFGIIVGREDNMLSMLSFNTELIIKKIPFLIIRLEPFKISVGPLVIPHMTPCLNCIYLSMIRNQNNTEYRQINSYFPASQQKIPDITIKTGVKIAQLHILKFLIRKEKNQNALKIINNILEYDFYNDEIEWHPVTKDLNCQVCQTKEEKYKSNNWLNVGGKYEGNI, encoded by the coding sequence ATGGTATTAAATAGTAATATACAATGGAAAAATGTTGAAGGGCGAGGGTTTTTTAAGATTAATGGACGATTAATTGAAGTATGTGATCTTGACGTAAATACTCAAGAACGGTATTGGAATATCATTCAACATAATAGGATGAATTTGGATGCTTTGCAAGAAAAGTTTAATTCAGATACCGAGTTTAATAAGTTTTTCTGTTTTATTAGGATGATTGGTGGTTTGGAAAGTGGAAGTAATGAATGGACATGCTTTGAAAAAAGATACAGATTTAATGTGAATAATTTAGATAAAGCTATTAAAAATTTGAAAATTACTTTATTTAGTGATTACGACTTAAAAGAGTTTGTAAAAAAAGAATTATCTGATAATTTTATCGTAGAAGAAAAGGGTGCAAATTTTGGAATTATTGTCGGGCGTGAGGATAATATGTTGTCAATGCTGTCATTTAATACTGAACTAATTATTAAAAAAATTCCTTTTCTTATAATTCGTTTGGAACCATTTAAAATTTCTGTGGGGCCACTAGTTATACCTCATATGACGCCGTGCTTAAATTGTATCTATTTAAGTATGATACGAAATCAAAATAATACAGAATATAGACAAATAAATTCTTACTTTCCAGCTTCCCAACAAAAGATACCGGATATAACAATCAAAACTGGAGTAAAGATAGCTCAATTACACATTTTAAAGTTTTTAATTAGAAAAGAGAAAAATCAGAACGCTTTAAAGATAATTAATAATATTTTAGAATATGATTTTTATAATGATGAAATAGAATGGCATCCTGTTACAAAGGATTTAAATTGTCAAGTATGTCAAACTAAAGAAGAAAAATATAAAAGTAATAATTGGTTGAATGTGGGCGGAAAATATGAAGGAAATATATAA
- a CDS encoding 6-carboxyhexanoate--CoA ligase has translation MYSIKMRSSAVIENKSKHISGAEKIVNEKDLESNLSILVRRALTHTRGKADFISIKVEKIEDNIIKRIDALPVYEIKANDTEEARKYINKILHFIGVFNTQMVWKSMRESYELRGATLLGIKTGTKLEKDRTRGIRATYLDSEVPIAAPKDHFAEAIVLASKVAYAPGIIGEICISDDPECTTGYFASYKLGYVRVYNMKNLGDLNGGRVFLHNEKCKVEETIEFIENEKVLVRNICNSNNPFVI, from the coding sequence ATGTATAGCATAAAAATGAGAAGTAGTGCGGTTATTGAGAATAAGTCTAAACATATATCAGGTGCAGAAAAAATAGTAAATGAAAAAGATTTAGAATCAAATCTTTCTATTTTAGTAAGACGTGCATTAACGCATACAAGAGGAAAAGCTGATTTTATAAGTATTAAAGTTGAAAAAATTGAAGATAACATTATAAAAAGAATAGATGCATTGCCCGTATATGAAATTAAAGCAAATGATACTGAAGAAGCTAGAAAATATATAAATAAAATTTTGCATTTTATAGGTGTTTTTAATACTCAGATGGTGTGGAAAAGTATGAGAGAGAGTTATGAATTAAGAGGAGCTACATTATTAGGGATAAAGACAGGCACAAAATTGGAAAAAGATCGTACGAGGGGGATACGGGCAACATATCTGGATAGTGAAGTACCAATAGCAGCTCCCAAAGATCATTTTGCAGAAGCAATTGTATTAGCCAGCAAAGTAGCATATGCGCCAGGAATAATTGGAGAAATTTGTATTTCTGATGATCCTGAATGTACTACAGGTTATTTCGCTTCTTATAAATTGGGTTATGTAAGGGTTTATAATATGAAGAATTTAGGGGATCTGAATGGCGGACGTGTGTTTTTACATAATGAAAAATGTAAAGTTGAAGAAACAATTGAATTCATAGAAAATGAAAAAGTTTTGGTTCGTAATATTTGTAATTCAAACAATCCTTTTGTTATTTAG
- a CDS encoding YcaO-like family protein produces the protein MNYSELLQLAKGWSNFVSDRINILRLLWECIPKTIFDNISTLDKVFEKLVGILRDQGFETIVINQTAEELKKGGLYCVKVLVPGFLPMTFGHINRRVENIERLHTIGKIFGAEQNRIIPHPFP, from the coding sequence GTGAATTATAGTGAATTACTCCAACTCGCAAAGGGCTGGAGTAATTTTGTATCCGACCGCATTAATATTTTGCGCTTACTTTGGGAATGTATTCCGAAAACAATCTTTGATAATATTAGCACTTTAGATAAAGTATTTGAAAAATTGGTAGGGATTTTACGAGATCAGGGTTTTGAGACGATTGTTATAAATCAAACGGCTGAGGAACTAAAAAAGGGAGGTCTATATTGTGTAAAAGTACTTGTGCCTGGATTTTTACCCATGACATTTGGTCATATTAATAGAAGAGTTGAAAATATCGAAAGACTTCATACAATAGGCAAGATATTTGGAGCGGAGCAGAATAGAATTATTCCGCACCCGTTTCCGTAA
- the tnpB gene encoding IS66 family insertion sequence element accessory protein TnpB (TnpB, as the term is used for proteins encoded by IS66 family insertion elements, is considered an accessory protein, since TnpC, encoded by a neighboring gene, is a DDE family transposase.) — protein sequence MLGDISGLEKIYIVCGYTDMRKSIDGLCAVIEDQLKMDPSSSALFLFCGRRRDRIKALFREPDGFVLIYKRLSVRGGYQWPRKQSEVRNLSWREFDWLMSGIDIDQPKALKAE from the coding sequence ATGTTAGGGGATATCTCCGGACTTGAAAAGATCTACATTGTCTGCGGCTACACCGATATGCGGAAGTCCATTGACGGACTCTGTGCCGTTATCGAGGACCAGCTTAAGATGGATCCCTCGTCCAGTGCTCTCTTCCTTTTCTGCGGAAGAAGACGGGACAGGATCAAAGCCTTGTTCCGTGAACCGGACGGCTTCGTTCTGATCTATAAGCGGCTGTCTGTCCGCGGCGGCTATCAATGGCCCAGGAAGCAGTCGGAAGTCCGGAACCTTTCCTGGCGGGAGTTTGACTGGCTGATGTCCGGGATCGATATTGACCAGCCCAAAGCCCTCAAAGCAGAGTAA
- a CDS encoding MalY/PatB family protein: MPYDFDTIWDRRTTNSMKWDVLEGELPMWVADMDFRTAPEIVSAIKERAEHGIFGYTVVPKEWYRAVSGWWKKRHDFQMEKEWLIFCTGVVPAISSIVRKMTTAGENIIVQTPVYNIFFNSIVNNGRNILENKLRLDGEEYQIDFADLEMKLADPQTTLMIVCNPHNPIGKIWNKETLKKIGELCEKYHVLVISDEVHCDLTKPGSSYIPFASVSEVCRLNSITCLAPTKAFNLAGLQTAAVMVPNEAIRHKVNRGLNTDEVAEPNVFAIDAAIAAFEQGAPWLDALREYLWVNRRFAKDYIHAEIPQIKVFSAEATYLLWLDIRRIMGNSTEFCDFIRRETGLYLSDGNNYRNGEGFLRMNIACPKSMVQDGLLRLKESVLAYDNGALSSVEHTQI, from the coding sequence ATGCCGTATGATTTTGACACCATTTGGGACAGGAGAACAACAAATTCTATGAAATGGGATGTTCTGGAGGGAGAATTGCCCATGTGGGTGGCAGACATGGACTTTAGGACAGCCCCCGAAATTGTATCTGCCATAAAGGAAAGAGCAGAGCATGGCATTTTTGGATATACAGTGGTGCCCAAGGAATGGTATCGGGCAGTCAGCGGCTGGTGGAAAAAACGCCATGATTTCCAGATGGAAAAAGAATGGCTGATTTTCTGCACCGGTGTTGTGCCGGCAATCTCGAGTATTGTACGGAAGATGACAACAGCCGGTGAAAATATAATAGTACAGACGCCAGTCTATAATATCTTTTTCAATTCTATCGTAAATAACGGACGGAATATTCTGGAGAATAAATTGCGTCTGGATGGAGAGGAATACCAGATTGATTTTGCAGATTTGGAGATGAAACTGGCTGATCCCCAAACTACCCTTATGATTGTATGTAATCCCCATAATCCTATTGGGAAGATATGGAATAAAGAGACATTGAAGAAGATCGGGGAGTTGTGTGAGAAATATCATGTACTTGTAATATCCGATGAGGTTCATTGTGATCTGACAAAACCGGGAAGCAGTTATATTCCCTTTGCATCGGTATCTGAGGTATGTAGGCTGAACAGCATAACTTGTCTGGCGCCCACCAAAGCATTTAATCTGGCTGGACTGCAGACAGCCGCTGTAATGGTTCCAAATGAGGCAATCCGGCACAAAGTAAACCGTGGATTGAATACGGACGAAGTGGCAGAACCAAATGTATTTGCAATAGATGCGGCAATAGCAGCTTTTGAGCAGGGCGCACCGTGGCTGGATGCGCTAAGGGAATATTTGTGGGTGAACAGAAGATTTGCTAAGGACTATATCCATGCGGAGATTCCACAGATTAAAGTTTTTTCAGCAGAGGCAACCTACCTGCTGTGGCTGGACATAAGAAGAATCATGGGAAACTCCACAGAATTCTGTGATTTCATACGCAGGGAAACAGGACTTTATCTTTCAGATGGAAATAACTACCGAAATGGTGAGGGTTTCCTGAGAATGAATATTGCCTGTCCCAAAAGTATGGTACAAGATGGTTTACTGCGTTTGAAGGAAAGTGTTTTGGCATATGACAATGGAGCGCTTTCGAGTGTTGAGCATACACAGATATAA
- a CDS encoding thiocillin/thiostrepton family thiazolyl peptide, whose protein sequence is MSEFEKAIEGLEIEELKVSDMMVSESMTEEDAKQIMGASCTTCTCTCSCCTT, encoded by the coding sequence ATGTCAGAATTTGAAAAGGCAATTGAAGGATTAGAGATTGAAGAACTTAAAGTATCCGATATGATGGTATCGGAAAGCATGACGGAGGAAGATGCTAAGCAAATTATGGGCGCTTCTTGTACCACATGTACTTGCACATGTAGCTGCTGTACGACATAG